From Anaerohalosphaeraceae bacterium, one genomic window encodes:
- a CDS encoding NADPH:quinone reductase: MQIEEVPALRPAGEQILIEVRAVGVNPVDTYIRSGSYPIKKELPFTPGFDAAGVVLEVGPEAGLFQPGRRVYTSGSLSGTYAQQTLCLPKHLHPLPDSVSFEEGAALGIPYGTAWRALFQRAQGVSGQWVLIHGASGGVGIAAVQLAVSAGLQVIGTAGTEKGRQLVLQQGAQYVFDHNDPGHFEKILDLTGGVDIVLEMLANVNLDRDMEIMAKGGRLVIIGSRGRIEIDPRKAMSKELNLHGLMLMNASAEESHEIYAGLEKALLQGKIKPVIASRLPLEEAPTAHRQILESAHLGKIILLP, from the coding sequence ATGCAGATAGAAGAGGTTCCTGCTCTCCGCCCCGCTGGGGAACAAATTCTGATAGAGGTCAGGGCCGTCGGAGTCAATCCGGTGGACACCTATATCCGTTCCGGCAGTTACCCCATAAAAAAAGAGCTGCCCTTTACTCCGGGCTTTGATGCGGCGGGGGTCGTGCTGGAAGTCGGCCCGGAGGCCGGTCTTTTCCAACCCGGCCGGCGGGTTTACACATCGGGCTCCCTGAGCGGCACTTATGCCCAGCAGACCCTCTGTCTGCCCAAACATCTTCATCCCCTGCCTGACTCCGTCTCCTTCGAAGAGGGGGCCGCTCTCGGCATCCCATACGGAACGGCCTGGCGGGCCCTGTTTCAGCGGGCTCAAGGAGTCAGCGGCCAATGGGTCCTGATTCACGGGGCCAGCGGCGGAGTGGGCATTGCGGCGGTCCAGTTAGCCGTTTCGGCAGGCCTGCAGGTGATTGGAACCGCCGGTACGGAAAAAGGCCGGCAGCTGGTCCTCCAACAGGGGGCTCAATACGTTTTCGACCACAATGACCCCGGTCATTTTGAGAAAATTCTCGACCTGACCGGCGGAGTGGATATTGTGCTGGAAATGCTGGCCAACGTCAATCTGGACCGGGATATGGAAATCATGGCCAAAGGCGGCCGATTGGTAATCATCGGCTCACGCGGACGCATCGAAATCGACCCCCGCAAGGCCATGTCCAAAGAACTCAACCTTCACGGTCTGATGCTGATGAACGCCTCCGCCGAAGAATCACACGAGATTTATGCGGGCCTTGAAAAGGCATTACTCCAGGGCAAGATAAAACCGGTCATTGCCTCGCGGCTGCCTCTGGAAGAAGCACCGACGGCCCATCGGCAGATTCTCGAATCCGCCCATCTGGGAAAAATCATCCTTTTGCCCTGA